Proteins from a single region of Chitinibacter bivalviorum:
- a CDS encoding NAD+ synthase, producing MKIALAQINPIVGDLAGNTELIFAAAREAIAAGADILLTPELALTGYPPEDLLLRPAFLKQCKQAIARFIDELDGITLIVGHPYGAGEEVFNSASVIRDGNVIGRYDKLLLPNNAVFDEVRYFTPGFAPLVFEQNGVQVGIAICEDMWDTEPAAAARDEGAELLLVLNASPFHQAKQETRREVARQRVEENEMALVYCNLVGGQDELVFDGHSFALNKSGELALQLPAYQNQIAYCEYMDGDIAQADVAADTPIEESIYGALVQGVKDYIGKNRFPGILLGLSGGIDSALTLAIAVDALGADRCHAVMMPSRYTADISVNDSREMIEILGCKYSEIEIWPMYESMMAGLADEFAGREMDTTEENLQSRIRGMLLMSLSNKTGKLVLTTGNKSEMTTGYATLYGDMAGGFAVLKDVAKTMVYRLSNWRNAQAIAKGQSAPIPERIITRPPSAELRPDQKDQDSLPEYDVLDAILAAYVEENLSIADIIARGYSEADVNKVVRLLKINEYKRRQAPVGPRITERSFGKDWRMPITQRFTL from the coding sequence ATGAAAATCGCCCTCGCCCAGATCAACCCGATTGTTGGTGACCTTGCCGGTAATACCGAGCTGATTTTCGCTGCGGCGCGCGAAGCGATTGCGGCAGGCGCGGATATTCTGCTGACGCCTGAATTAGCACTCACCGGCTATCCGCCCGAAGACTTGCTACTGCGCCCCGCCTTTTTAAAACAATGCAAACAGGCGATTGCGCGGTTTATTGATGAACTCGACGGCATTACGCTGATCGTTGGCCACCCCTATGGCGCGGGTGAGGAAGTCTTCAATTCAGCCAGCGTCATTCGAGACGGCAACGTCATTGGCCGTTACGACAAATTATTGCTGCCCAATAATGCCGTTTTCGACGAAGTTCGCTACTTCACGCCGGGCTTTGCCCCGCTAGTGTTTGAGCAAAATGGCGTCCAAGTCGGCATCGCAATTTGCGAAGACATGTGGGATACCGAGCCAGCGGCAGCCGCGCGTGATGAAGGCGCAGAACTCTTGCTGGTACTGAACGCCTCGCCTTTCCACCAAGCCAAACAAGAAACCCGCCGCGAAGTGGCACGCCAGCGCGTCGAAGAAAACGAGATGGCGCTGGTGTATTGCAACTTGGTCGGCGGGCAAGACGAATTGGTGTTTGACGGCCATTCGTTTGCGCTGAATAAATCAGGCGAGTTGGCATTGCAATTGCCGGCTTACCAAAATCAAATCGCATATTGTGAGTATATGGATGGAGACATTGCGCAAGCTGATGTTGCAGCCGATACCCCCATAGAAGAAAGCATTTATGGCGCACTGGTACAGGGCGTCAAAGATTACATCGGCAAAAATCGTTTCCCCGGCATTTTGCTCGGTCTGTCGGGCGGGATTGATTCGGCACTAACCTTGGCGATTGCTGTCGATGCGCTGGGCGCGGATCGTTGCCACGCGGTGATGATGCCATCGCGCTACACCGCCGATATTTCGGTGAATGACTCGCGCGAAATGATAGAAATCCTCGGCTGCAAATATTCTGAAATCGAAATCTGGCCGATGTATGAAAGTATGATGGCGGGTTTAGCCGATGAATTTGCTGGCCGTGAAATGGACACCACCGAGGAAAATCTGCAAAGCCGTATCCGGGGTATGTTGCTGATGTCCTTATCCAATAAGACCGGCAAACTGGTACTCACCACGGGTAACAAGTCCGAAATGACGACGGGCTATGCAACCTTGTATGGCGATATGGCCGGCGGTTTTGCGGTACTCAAAGACGTCGCCAAAACCATGGTGTATCGCCTGTCGAATTGGCGCAACGCGCAAGCCATTGCCAAGGGCCAGAGCGCGCCTATCCCTGAGCGCATTATCACCCGCCCACCGTCGGCCGAGCTGCGTCCCGATCAGAAAGACCAAGACAGTCTGCCCGAATACGATGTGCTCGACGCAATCTTGGCCGCGTATGTCGAGGAAAACCTCAGCATCGCCGACATCATCGCGCGTGGCTACAGTGAAGCCGATGTAAACAAGGTCGTGCGCCTGCTCAAAATCAATGAATACAAGCGCCGCCAAGCGCCAGTTGGGCCACGAATTACCGAGCGCTCTTTTGGTAAAGACTGGCGGATGCCGATCACCCAGCGCTTCACGCTTTAA
- a CDS encoding serine/threonine-protein kinase, whose product MSEAKIAHYQLLSRLGQGAMGVVFRARDERLQRDVAIKLLQVSLDQGEAADYAARLLQEARSAARLNHPGIITVYDCGEWRGKPYLAMELVQGVTLKALLDKRGKLAVKDVIGLAKQMFSALAHAHVHDVVHRDIKPANLMLTQNGRLKITDFGIAQLPASDLTRTGTVLGSPRYMSPEQLGGQKIDGRADLYSVGVVLYQALTGQVPFDGEHTMSIIFNILHAEPTDPRQLTPETPAWLAAVILRCLAKSREQRFANAEQALLALHNAAEIQTDPVSPTQTKPDLDSAATQAERDKVAPDARQANSPLMRWLLQTLEMLHWLVLNLWSILLLCAKAIRPVVRTLGEQIRIWMPRLAAATWRGWCWAKPHLLRGGQKLGELGQLLWRQWLKWPRPAQWASGGLTILLMVAGAWSLRPAPMIEPSMEVGREEVVVIPENQVNQAEPVSDFVPVEPQVAKSEHVKAKADPHPREAIDPTVDNAQSAPDNTRTEPVVQTSKSEISDLGNAISRNLKATQKQLQGSVDGLMACIEGDAQCQKSNPPQQPQHRR is encoded by the coding sequence ATGAGTGAAGCCAAAATCGCGCACTATCAGCTCTTGTCTCGCCTCGGCCAAGGCGCAATGGGCGTGGTTTTTCGGGCTCGCGATGAGCGTTTACAGCGTGATGTGGCGATTAAACTCTTGCAAGTGTCGCTCGATCAGGGCGAGGCCGCCGACTATGCCGCGCGCCTATTGCAAGAGGCACGTTCGGCAGCGAGGCTCAATCACCCCGGTATTATCACGGTCTACGACTGCGGCGAATGGCGAGGAAAGCCATATCTGGCAATGGAGTTGGTGCAGGGCGTGACGCTGAAGGCGCTGCTGGATAAACGCGGCAAGCTGGCGGTGAAAGACGTCATTGGCTTGGCCAAGCAAATGTTTTCCGCACTCGCGCATGCCCATGTGCATGATGTGGTGCATCGCGACATCAAACCCGCCAACTTGATGTTGACACAAAACGGCCGACTCAAAATTACCGACTTTGGCATTGCCCAACTGCCTGCCAGCGATCTGACTCGCACAGGCACGGTGCTCGGCTCGCCGCGCTATATGTCGCCCGAGCAACTAGGCGGGCAAAAAATTGACGGACGGGCAGATCTATATTCGGTCGGCGTCGTGCTATATCAGGCCTTAACGGGGCAAGTGCCATTTGATGGCGAGCACACGATGAGTATTATTTTTAATATTCTGCACGCCGAGCCGACCGACCCACGCCAACTCACCCCAGAAACCCCCGCTTGGCTGGCGGCGGTGATTTTGCGCTGTTTGGCCAAGTCGCGCGAACAGCGCTTTGCCAATGCCGAGCAAGCCTTATTGGCTTTACACAACGCGGCAGAAATCCAAACCGATCCGGTGTCGCCAACCCAAACTAAGCCCGACCTTGATTCCGCAGCAACTCAAGCTGAGCGAGATAAAGTGGCGCCAGATGCAAGGCAAGCAAATTCGCCGCTCATGCGTTGGTTGTTGCAAACGCTAGAGATGCTGCATTGGCTTGTGCTCAATCTATGGTCGATCTTGCTGCTATGCGCGAAGGCAATCAGACCTGTGGTACGTACGCTGGGCGAACAAATTCGCATATGGATGCCAAGACTGGCTGCTGCGACGTGGCGTGGCTGGTGCTGGGCCAAGCCGCATTTGCTGCGGGGCGGGCAAAAGCTCGGTGAGCTGGGGCAGCTGTTGTGGCGTCAGTGGTTGAAATGGCCGCGTCCGGCGCAGTGGGCGAGTGGTGGATTGACGATATTACTGATGGTGGCGGGGGCTTGGTCTTTACGCCCCGCACCAATGATAGAGCCCAGTATGGAGGTGGGACGAGAAGAAGTTGTTGTGATCCCAGAAAACCAAGTCAATCAGGCAGAGCCTGTTTCGGATTTCGTGCCAGTTGAGCCGCAGGTCGCCAAGTCTGAGCATGTAAAAGCTAAAGCAGATCCGCATCCGCGCGAAGCGATTGATCCTACTGTGGATAACGCTCAATCAGCACCAGATAACACTCGCACTGAGCCTGTAGTGCAAACTTCCAAGTCTGAAATTAGCGATTTGGGTAATGCCATTTCGCGCAATTTGAAGGCCACACAAAAACAGTTGCAAGGCTCGGTAGATGGTTTGATGGCCTGTATTGAAGGCGACGCCCAGTGCCAGAAATCCAACCCACCCCAGCAGCCCCAGCATCGCCGCTAG